The Anabas testudineus chromosome 1, fAnaTes1.2, whole genome shotgun sequence genomic sequence CCCTCACAGTAATTCtattctcatttgtttatttggctGCTGTTTATCTAGTTTCTTGTGAACAAACCACAGTTAGGTCGTATTtatgtagaaaaagaaacacaccaCTGTATGTCACAATTAGGAAACCTGACTAACAGTGCTGCCGAAAAGGAGGAGCAAAGGAGGTGAAAGACTAGGAAGAGGAACGTCACGTTCgaaaaattaaactgaatgtcAGTTAAGAGCAACAACTCAGATAGTGATCAGTTCATTAGGGCTTTTCAACAGCACGGCAGAGTCTCTGTCAAACACTGGTGAGAACAGTTGATCTTACTTGTTTTACAGTTAGTTCACTTTGAACATGAATCTGTGTAGTTTGCAGTCTAGCTTCACTCATCCATTATTACTAATTACTAACCTCTTTCTACCGTCATACTATTCCTCGTAGTAGATATATCGTCAGGTCTGCGACCTGAAGACCAgtttctttgctccatctgtctggatgTGTTCACTGATCCAGTCTCCACACCATGTGGACACAACTTCTGGGATCTTGATGACCAACAAATGTGTCCAGTGTGTAATAAGgttttcaaaatgaaatctgaGCTACATGTTAACACTTTATTCTCTGAGATTGTTTCTCAGTTCAAACATGAAGCTCcacagaaaaccagcagcagcagctcagagcaacACGTTGTCAAACCAGGAGAAGTTCCCTGTGACGTCTGCACTGGAACCAAACTGAAGGCCCTGAAGTCCTGTCTGGATTGTCTGACCTCCTACTGTGAGACTCACCTGGAGCCTCATCTGACAGTGTCAGGACTGAAAAGACATCAGCTGATCGACCCTGTGGAGAACCTGGAAGGCAGGATGTGTATGAAGCACGATAAACCTCTGGAGCTGTTCTGTAAGAGCGACCAgacatgtgtctgcatgttctGCTCTGTCTTAGACCACAAGACTCATGATGTTGTTCCTCTGAAAGAAGAATATGAAGGAAagaaggcagagctggagaagacaGAGGCTGAAATCCAACAGATGATCCTGAAGAGACGACTGAAGATTCAGGAGATCAAACACTCAGTAAAGATCAGTCAAGaagatgcagacagagagaaagtagaAGGTGTTCAGGTCTTCACTGCTCTGAAGGAGTCTGTAGAGAGAGGTCTGAACAAGTTCCTAAAGGAGATcgaagacaaacagaaaacaacagagaaacaggctGAATACTTCATCCAAGATCTGGAACAGGAAATCTCTGAGCTGATGGAGAGAAGCTCTgaggtggagcagctctcacGCTCTGAagaccacctccacctcctccaaaGCTTCTCATCCCTGAAAGCTGCTCCACCCACCAAGAActggacagaggtcagagtcCATCCTCCATCATATGAGGGGACTGTGGTGAGAGCTGTGGCTCAGCTGGAGGAGACACTCAGTAAAGAGATGAAGAAGCTGTTTGATTCTGAACTGAAGAGGGTCCAGCAGTTTGCAGTGGATGTGACTCTAGATCCTGATGAAGCACATCCCTATCTCATCCAGTCTGAGGATGGGAAGCAAGTCCATGACAGTGATGTGAAGAAGAAACTCCCAGACAATCCAACAAGATTTTATCCCAGTCTCTGCGTCTTAGGAAAACAAAGTTTCTCTTCAGAAAAAATGTATAATGAGGTCAAATTTAAAGGAAAATCTAAATGGACTTTAGGAGTGGTCAGAGAGTCGATCAACAGGAAGGGAGACATCCCACTGAGACCTGAGAATGGTTATTGGACTGTGGGGTTGAGAAATGGAAATGAGTATGAGGCTCTTGATGACCCTCCAGTTCGTCTCTCTCTCAAGTCTCGTCCTGAGAAGGTGGGGGTGTTTGTGGATTATGAGGAGGGTCTGGTCTCCTTCTATGATGTAGATGCTGCAGCtcttattcaattcaattcaattcaattcaattttatttgtagagcgctttttacaattgacattgtcacaaagcagctttacacaaccaaagaacagtacttgaacagtgaatgtgtaagaatcataataatcagattgtccctgatgagcaagccgagggcgacagtggcaagaaaaactccctgagaaggcaacaggaagaaaccttgagaggaaccagactcaacagggaacccatcctcatatgggtgattacatgctgtgtaggcagcagtccagtataacagttaatgtctttaagttaatgtggagtccagttagttattggaaGCTCTGGTAAACTTGTAGGAAGTTCCAGTCCAGCATTAGAGCCAGTGTCCATGATGAAACTTTAGTTACTGTGAATTGAATTTCCTCTTTTGCATTTctccacttttccttttttaccaCCTTGTTTGCACCTGACGTCAATCACACAATTCTTCTTAGCAGATCACCCATAAATCTGCACACAACAGCGCCATGTTGCATATGCAACTGCATAGTCAACAGCAACTACGTTTATCCGCGGCCAAACAGATGTAGCTAGTCTGTCGCTATAACTCTGTTTGACTTAAAACATTTAACCTCAACATGGCTGTGGGAATGAGTTTTGAAAGGCACCAGCTGAAATGATGTCTACTTATATGATCCGTCTATTGAGTTGAAGTTTGAGCAACGCTGTTGGACAGGAGTGAGGATCAGAGAGGTTATAATAATCATAGCATTAAATAGAGCAGCAAATGcattattgaaataataatttaatttgatttatataatccaacaaatacacaaacgaaaaataataagataagggaacaaatatgtttctttttcaaattaaaacataaagtcCACTATGTCTAGAAATCTTTGCTGAATGTGGTAGTATGGTAATAAATGATACACATAGTATGAGGGCGGAGGGAGATCAGTATCCAAGAGAGAGACCGAAAGAATCAAGGGGAGGGAACAACAAGAAAGGAATTAAGTGTACGACACAGGTTTGCTCAGAAAGCTGCACATGTGGAgcagctcctcctctctgtccgaTGATGGAGACGCTGAaagctgaactctgctttcACCAACTTGTCAACTCCTCCTGCACAAAGCAGCCACGCTCTCCCTCTGAAGT encodes the following:
- the LOC113161759 gene encoding E3 ubiquitin-protein ligase TRIM39-like — encoded protein: MQSAEEDQPPQDQTTFLGGPTELVLQSWLMYSPPSSTSHLISASSPPVSRPQPLSPSDNIILMFANDTAVIGKITGGDEAAYRREVASLVAWCEDNNLTLNTVKTKEMIVGKRKMSLTHQLLFIRELEVERVSSFKYLGVNISEDLTWILNTTQLVKKAQQRLYFLRRMRMFGSSQDPQQLLQLCCGERPYQLHYCVVRQHYCGRPPFTIVEFTGELLPSSKTPHIPNMDCLHSSPQDEVDISSGLRPEDQFLCSICLDVFTDPVSTPCGHNFWDLDDQQMCPVCNKVFKMKSELHVNTLFSEIVSQFKHEAPQKTSSSSSEQHVVKPGEVPCDVCTGTKLKALKSCLDCLTSYCETHLEPHLTVSGLKRHQLIDPVENLEGRMCMKHDKPLELFCKSDQTCVCMFCSVLDHKTHDVVPLKEEYEGKKAELEKTEAEIQQMILKRRLKIQEIKHSVKISQEDADREKVEGVQVFTALKESVERGLNKFLKEIEDKQKTTEKQAEYFIQDLEQEISELMERSSEVEQLSRSEDHLHLLQSFSSLKAAPPTKNWTEVRVHPPSYEGTVVRAVAQLEETLSKEMKKLFDSELKRVQQFAVDVTLDPDEAHPYLIQSEDGKQVHDSDVKKKLPDNPTRFYPSLCVLGKQSFSSEKMYNEVKFKGKSKWTLGVVRESINRKGDIPLRPENGYWTVGLRNGNEYEALDDPPVRLSLKSRPEKVGVFVDYEEGLVSFYDVDAAA